A single window of Scomber scombrus chromosome 12, fScoSco1.1, whole genome shotgun sequence DNA harbors:
- the golga4 gene encoding golgin subfamily A member 4 isoform X2, whose amino-acid sequence MFKKLKQKINEEQSPQRNAQSPQQAQMGAGDRRSSQTPAFHHDSSPSPSDRESASKAPVRSPRGSINGDGSASPHREEPQSFAQKLQLKVPSMESLIRVGASRAENLFRSPSKENLVRSSSRDSLTPLGENEAMGAPTYDPPSDIESEAEEPSGNAETLSKEQLVHRLLRVERSLGKYRGKYSELVTAYRTVQRDKEKTQVILSQSQDKALRRIGELREELQMDQQAKKHLQEEFDAALEEKDQMITVLQTQVALLKKRTKGVSDGEVLQSEDATDSISVPQSPSKDQGVEPEVTEEGNSDPAKLMEALQKRVKRQENILHKCKEVIRTHKERSAQLSSENETLQEQLQERLQELEKMKELHTTEKTKLITQLRDAKNLIEQLEQDKGMVIAETKRQMHETLEMKEEEIAQLRSRLQQATAQKEELQEQKEKAEKSAFEELERALGTAQRAEEARKQLQVQLEEQLKDVERAEEEKKSLQQELTRVKQEVVTIMKKSSEEKVASMEKVHSEVLAAKEEEISARVSKAVEKCKEEFAQLAKEREQQASLALEDKELQMTAVRTEAEIKVKEIQLELEAAKTRILEMGSSLEKISQDGSEMSHELSSQLGELKDKHKQQILALEEKHQEQLEKHKGTLTQQHNTDLEDLKEKHRAEVETILKDKELQFQAHVEDMNQKTFEKLDAKQAELEAVSSELSEALKSKQLLEEKLVVVENAQQEHEKRFQDQVAKHNADIANIKQEHKQSLGGMKKTLKQELNALKIVLREKEKEIEELTLREKTLKEESLSTLQELNAKVKELEQVQQCLSQSQLESASLKESKQQLSKVSEDLLQCKKDLTDLEHQLEVVKSDCQQKEESLRELELQLQQTKKELSEQEKSYTAELNTKQEEQTRLKKQLDDEKAAHEKKLKNTKTDLEAKLKSQETKMEKFKQKAKEMQENFKKKLQQNEESMKKELAKKEKELQQKEQQVQEKILETAQKSSQGLSSAMSELQANHKEELDKLHNTHTLETEELERRWQEKLGQLEEEMTEKHSQILQERSQELEELSHQLNKSREENEQISSEIKHLKEELVIRETTVQKLQEELNEAAVKLETLSKGEALLKEQMESVERNLSQALNERNSLQDKLNTTEEESREKLKTFSDKLEDTEKQLRALESSRCKESVDLQNKFEETAVQLQAKEADFQQQLIMISNQMEHFCKDFQSKVECGSSELCQRVEYRVGELSNRLLHNKKKMGHLKNVILTKVDQICTLEENLRQQTEENKNLCISLEKMTAQVNAHMEHIKALTHEKENHYLSIDDKVLKIEELSETNRIISESMKANESQISNLESIISDLKNQVASSIKDKEEAINQLKQQYEDRKQAVAQMEESIERLEQERKSALEQAEVLRNSLSEKDNTITSLQTRLEDLERDISEKTEALQRLTASFDNQSISKSEMDQVLSEKEQKVSGLTVELESCTSRLGELQEQLALKTKECEQLTADLKQQHSIRENEKRELVEQLQQTQMQCTQNGNIEQEMAEKLRSLEEDNQKSKHELESQREEFERMKDEIIKSKEESLKATEERLSADSARKVSELKKKAEQKISQIKKQQTSQVEEKDQTIKTLQASLEEIQKNETSSKENTETLEEKTKTLEEALVKLKEEQEKQLEQILSLERHEKEKSLEELKNMYEEKLSSLQGDTAHQEALKDSESVIQDIQAKLKEAEEQNGNLHEEMNRLKEEIQEKDAQLDQHQAAIKQVQNPLEAEMKVECSNVQQTKSMLENEMENHSLTQEEDGDSLESLKSKLSQMKNEKEKIHKDFNRLQKDIRSLRKEHEQDLEYMKKELSEETDKKLKLELEDVGMKHNSAIKQLMREFNTQFALKEMELDTAVKEAIAKAQCVESELINCHREEASQLRKVIAQKEDDLHRTVQKYEQVIQSREEEMGDRVWQVQKELEDIQAKSHDTPEGAQMTGEELQAQLAEKTTLLSEARLKEQGFVERIHSLEDKIKFLHRSTVVTHLGSTFKDPGFTDALSEATEIEYLRKVLFEYMMGRETKTMAKVITSMLKFSPDQAQKVLDKEDSKTTPWLR is encoded by the exons atgtttaaaaaactgAAGCAGAAGATTAACGAGGAGCAGTCCCCGCAGAGGAATGCGCAGTCACCACAACAGGCCCAG ATGGGCGCTGGAGACCGGCGCAGCAGTCAAACTCCTGCATTTCACCACGACAGCTCTCCTTCTCCCAGCGACAGAGAG agtGCCTCTAAAGCGCCTGTGAGATCTCCCAGAGGTAGCATCAATGGAGATGGAAGTGCTTCTCCTCAT AGAGAGGAGCCGCAGTCATTTGCCCAAAAGCTACAGCTGAAAGTTCCCTCTATGGAGTCGTTGATTCGCGTTGGTGCTAGTCGAGCCGAGAACCTGTTCCGTTCTCCCTCTAAAGAAAACCTGGTCCGAAGCTCATCGCGTGACTCCCTGACACCTTTGGGGGAAAACGAGGCAATGGGCGCCCCCACGTATGACCCCCCCTCAGATATTGAGAGCGAGGCAGAGGAACCGTCAGGAAATGCAGAGACCCTTTCCAAAGAGCAGCTGGTACATCGACTGCTTCGAGTGGAGAGGAGCCTGGGGAAGTACAGAGGGAAGTATTCAGAG CTGGTTACTGCATACCGAACAGTACAAcgagataaagaaaaaacacag GTCATCCTCAGTCAGAGTCAAGATAAAGCTCTCCGCAGGATAGGGGAACTACGGGAG GAGCTGCAAATGGACCAGCAGGCCAAGAAACACCTACAGGAAGAGTTTGATGCTGCGCTGGAGGAGAAAGACCAGATGATCACTGTTCTCCAAACACAG gttGCATTGTTGAAGAAACGAACCAAGGGGGTTTCTGACGGTGAGGTCCTTCAGTCTGAAGATGCAACCGACTCCATCTCTGTACCACAAAGTCCTTCTAAGGATCAAGGGGTAGAGCCGGAAGTCACTGAGG AGGGCAACAGTGATCCAGCCAAACTTATGGAAGCCCTGCAGAAGAGAGTGAAAAGGCAGGAAAACATACTGCACAAGTGCAAAGAGGTGATTCGTACACACAAGGAGCGGAGCGCCCAGCTAAGCAGTGAGAATGAAACTCTGCAagagcagctgcaggagagaCTGCAGGAGCTGGAGAAGATGAAG GAACTGCACACAACAGAAAAGACTAAGCTCATCACTCAGCTGCGCGATGCCAAGAACCTTATTGAACAGCTTGAGCAGGACAAG GGAATGGTGATTGCTGAGACAAAGCGCCAGATGCATGAGACActggaaatgaaagaagaggaGATTGCACAGCTACGCTCCAGGCTTCAGCAGGCTACTGCCCAGAAAGAAGAGCTGCaggaacagaaagaaaaggctGAGAAATCAG CATTTGAAGAACTTGAAAGGGCATTAGGTACAGCCCAGAGGGCGGAAGAGGCTCGAAAACAGCTGCAGGTTCAGCTGGAAGAGCAATTGAAAGATGTCGaaagagcagaagaagagaagaagagtttGCAACAGGAACTGACACGTGTCAAACAGGAGGTTGTCACCATCATGAAG aaatcATCTGAGGAAAAAGTGGCCAGTATGGAAAAAGTCCACAGTGAAGTTCTGGCTGCTAAAGAAGAGGAGATAAGTGCCAGAGTCAGCAAAGCTGTG GAGAAATGCAAAGAGGAGTTTGCTCAGTTAGCCAAGGAGCGAGAACAGCAGGCCTCTCTGGCTCTGGAGGATAAAGAGTTGCAGATGACAGCTGTGAGGACAGAGGCTGAAATTAAAGTGAAAGAGATACAGCTTGAACTAGAAGCTGCAAAAACC AGAATATTGGAGATGGGGAGCTCTCTGGAGAAGATCTCACAAGATGGATCAGAAATGTCCCATGAACTCTCCAGTCAGTTGGGTGAACTGAAggataaacacaaacagcaaatcTTGGCCTTAGAGGAAAAGCACCAGGAGCAGCTGGAAAAGCACAAGGGCACCCTAACCCAGCAGCATAACACTGATCTTGAGGAtctcaaagaaaaacacagagctgAAGTGGAGACCATTCTAAAAGATAAAGAGCTGCAGTTCCAAGCACATGTTGAAGACATGAACCAGAAAACGTTTGAAAAACTGGATGCAAAGCAGGCAGAGTTGGAGGCGGTTTCTTCTGAACTTTCTGAGGCTTTGAAGAGTAAACAGCTTCTGGAGGAGAAGTTGGTGGTGGTTGAAAATGCTCAACAGGAACATGAGAAGAGGTTTCAGGATCAGGTGGCAAAGCACAATGCAGACATTGCAAACATCAAACAGGAGCATAAGCAGTCACTTGGAGGTATGAAGAAAACTCTGAAGCAGGAACTTAATGCGTTGAAGATTGTTctgagggaaaaagaaaaggaaattgaAGAACTTACCCTTAGagaaaaaacactcaaagaGGAATCACTTTCCACTCTACAAGAACTAAATGCAAAGGTAAAAGAATTGGAGCAGGTGCAGCAGTGTTTATCACAATCCCAGCTGGAAAGTGCTAGCCTTAAGGAATCAAAACAGCAGTTAAGTAAGGTGTCAGAGGATCTTCTTCAGTGTAAAAAGGACTTGACAGATTTGGAGCATCAGCTGGAAGTAGTGAAGAGTGATTGTCAACAAAAAGAGGAGTCACTTCGAGAACTGGAGCTCCAATTACAGCAGACTAAAAAGGAACTTTCAGAGCAGGAGAAATCATACACTGCAGAGCTGAACACTAAGCAGGAGGAGCAAACACGCCTCAAGAAACAGCTGGATGATGAAAAAGCTGCGCACGAGAAGAAgttgaaaaacactaaaacagacTTGGAAGCTAAGCTGAAGTCCCAGGAAACAAAGATGGAAAAGTTCAAACAGAAGGCCAAAGAAATGCAAGAGAATTTTAAGAAAAAGCTTCAGCAGAACGAGGAATCAATGAAGAAGGAACTTgcaaagaaggagaaagagctTCAGCAAAAAGAGCAACAAGTTCAAGAGAAAATTCTTGAGACGGCTCAAAAAAGTTCCCAAGGCCTCAGCAGTGCAATGTCAGAGCTGCAGGCCAACCATAAGGAGGAACTGGATAAACTACACAATACCCATACGCTTGAGACTGAAGAACTGGAGCGTCGTTGGCAGGAGAAGTTAGGACAGCTGGAGGAAGAAATGACGGAGAAACACTCACAGATACTACAGGAGAGGTCACAGGAACTGGAGGAACTTTCTCATCAACTTAATAAGAGCAGGGAAGAGAATGAGCAAATATcaagtgaaataaaacatctgaaggAGGAGCTGGTAATTCGAGAAACCACTGTGCAGAAGCTGCAAGAAGAGCTTAATGAAGCAGCCGTTAAGCTCGAAACTCTGTCCAAGGGTGAAGCTTTGCTCAAAGAGCAAATGGAGTCAGTGGAGAGGAACCTTAGCCAGGCTCTGAATGAGAGAAACTCCCTCCAAGACAAGCTTAACACGACAGAggaagaaagcagagaaaagttAAAGACTTTTTCAGATAAGTTGGAGGACACAGAGAAGCAGCTCAGAGCACTGGAAAGTTCCAGATGTAAGGAAAGTGTGGACTTGCAGAATAAATTTGAGGAAACTGCAGTTCAGCTACAAGCCAAGGAAGCAGACTTCCAGCAGCAATTAATTATGATCAGCAACCAAATGGAGCATTTCTGTAAGGATTTTCAATCTAAAGTGGAGTGTGGGTCTTCTGAACTCTGTCAAAGAGTTGAATATAGAGTTGGAGAGCTAAGCAATAGACTGCTCCATAATAAGAAAAAGATGGGGCATCTTAAAAATGTTATCCTTACTAAAGTAGATCAAATTTGCACTTTAGAGGAGAATCTCCGCCAGCAGACGGAGGAGAATAAGAATCTATGCATTTCATTAGAAAAGATGACAGCTCAGGTAAATGCTCATATGGAGCATATCAAAGCCTTAACACATGAGAAGGAGAATCACTATCTGTCAATCGATGACAAAGTACTAAAGATTGAAGAGCTGAGTGAAACAAACCGAATCATATCAGAAAGTATGAAAGCAAACGAGTCCCAAATCAGCAACTTGGAAAGCATCATCAGTGACTTGAAAAATCAAGTAGCAAGTAGCATAAAAGACAAGGAGGAAGCCATAAATCAGCTAAAGCAGCAGTATGAAGACAGAAAGCAGGCTGTTGCTCAAATGGAAGAGAGCATTGAGAGGTTAGAACAGGAGAGAAAGTCTGCTTTAGAGCAGGCAGAAGTACTCAGGAATAGTCTGTCTGAGAAGGACAACACTATTACATCTCTACAGACCAGGCTTGAAGACCTGGAGCGTGACATCTCTGAAAAGACTGAAGCTTTGCAAAGGCTGACAGCGAGTTTTGACAATCAGTCCATCAGCAAGTCTGAGATGGACCAGGTATTGAGTGAGAAAGAGCAGAAGGTCAGCGGACTTACTGTGGAGCTTGAAAGTTGCACCAGTCGACTTGGTGAGCTTCAGGAGCAGTTAGCCTTAAAGACAAAAGAGTGTGAACAACTCACAGCTGATCTCAAACAGCAACACAGCATCAGGgagaatgaaaagagagagttGGTAGAACAGCTGCAGCAGACCCAGATGCAGTGCACGCAGAATGGTAACATAGAACAAGAGATGGCAGAAAAACTGCGTTCCCTTGAAGAAGACAACCAAAAGTCTAAACACGAACTTGAAAGTCAACGGGAAGAATTCGAAAGAATGAAAGATGAGATTATCAAGAGCAAGGAGGAGAGTCTGAAGGCAACTGAAGAGAGGTTATCTGCAGACAGCGCCAGGAAAGTgtcagagctgaagaagaaagCTGAGCAGAAAATCAGTcagattaaaaaacagcagACCTCACAGGTTGAAGAAAAAGATCAGACGATAAAGACTCTTCAGGCTAGCTTAGAGGAAATCCAGAAAAATGAAACATCCAGCAAAGAGAACACAGAAACATTAGAGGAGAAGACAAAAACACTTGAGGAAGCTCTTGTCAAGCTtaaagaggagcaggagaaacAACTCGAACAGATTTTGAGTCTTGAGAggcatgaaaaagaaaagtctttAGAGGAATTGAAAAACATGTACGAAGAGAAGCTGTCTTCACTACAGGGAGATACGGCGCATCAAGAGGCACTCAAAGACAGTGAATCAGTAATACAAGACATTCAGGCAAAGCTGAAAGAAGCAGAAGAGCAGAATGGAAACCTTCATGAGGAAATGAATCGCctgaaagaagaaatacaagAGAAGGACGCACAGCTTGATCAACATCAGGCTGCTATTAAACAGGTCCAAAATCCATTAGAGGCTGAGATGAAGGTGGAGTGTAGCAACGTGCAGCAAACCAAGAGCATGTTGGAAAATGAGATGGAGAACCACTCGCTGACGCAAGAAGAGGACGGTGATTCTCTTGAGTCTCTCAAGAGCAAACTAAGTCAGATGAAGAACGAGAAAGAGAAAATCCACAAAGATTTTAACAGGTTACAGAAAGACATCCGGTCACTGAGGAAAGAGCATGAACAGGATCTAGAGTACATGAAGAAAGAGTTGTCAGAGGAGACTGATAAAAAGCTTAA ACTGGAGTTGGAAGATGTCGGAATGAAGCACAACTCTGCTATTAAGCAGTTAATGAGGGAGTTCAACACACAGTTCGCTTTGAAAGAGATGGAGCTTGACACAGCGGTGAAGGAGGCAATTG CGAAGGCCCAGTGTGTCGAGTCAGAGCTCATTAATTGTCATCGTGAAGAAGCCAGTCAGCTGCGGAAGGTGATTGCGCAGAAAGAAGACGATTTGCACAGAACTGTACAGAAATATGAACAGGTTATACAG AGtcgagaggaggagatgggagaCAGAGTGTGGCAGGTTCAGAAAGAACTGGAGGACATACAAGCAAAGAGCCACGACACACCTGAG ggGGCTCAGATGACCGGAGAAGAACTACAG GCTCAGCTTGCCGAGAAGACAACTTTGCTGAGTGAGGCTCGGCTGAAGGAGCAGGGGTTCGTTGAAAGA ATTCACTCGCTTGAGGACAAGATAAAATTTTTACACCGAAGCACTGTTGTAACTCATCTCGGGAGCACATTCAAAG aTCCTGGGTTCACTGATGCCCTCTCAGAAGCCACTGAAATAGAGTACCTGAGGAAGGTCTTGTTTGAGTACATGATGGGACGTGAAacaaaa ACGATGGCCAAAGTGATTACCTCCATGCTCAAGTTTTCTCCAGACCAAGCACAAAAAGTTTTGGACAAAGAAGACTCGAAAACAACT CCGTGGTTACGATGA